The DNA region TCCTGGCATCCCTCAAGCCCCCAGAACACCTCAATCCTCCCCCATTACCCCCTGAACCGAGCCCCCACCTGCCCggggagcacagccagaggcACTCACTGAGGGTGCAGCTTGTAGAGTGTCCCGTCCACGCCCACGGTGACCTTGAGGAAGTCCAGGCCGCGGTTCTCGCGGATCTTGTCCACCACGGCGGCCATGCCGGCGCCGCAGAGCTGGGCCGCGCGCCGCGCCACCACCGTGCACACCTCCTTGACGATGATGCTGTCGTCGCACGTGGACTCCAggcccaggtgctgcaggatggagcgcacctgcagcagggccaggcagtCGCTGCGGGGACACGGGGTGGGGGCAGCGTCAGGAGGGAGCGGCTGGGACGTGCAGCCtccccttcctcatcctcatcctcaccctgcccagcagtgcctgggggtgGCCCTacagccccccaaaacctcagCTTTCAGACCTGGACGTGGCCTGGTGTCACATCCTGATTGGGGAGGCTGTTTCAGGACAAAGCCAGCAGAGTGTGACACCCCTGCaaccctgcccagggcagtggatAAAGAGTTAtctgtgctgccagccccaggcagcctctcctTGTCTCTGCACACAACCAACCACGTGGGCTCTGCTGATTTATCTGTGGGGCACCATCCTGTATTGCCCTGGCTCCACACCAAGCACGGGGGCACGTCCCCTAcattccatccctgctctgactGACTGGCAGCTGGTGCTCGCTCACCTCTCTATCTGGGACAGGAACTTGGTCTCAAAGATCCCTCTGGTCTTCAGCCTCTCCGAGATCCGTCCCCTGAAGAGCAGCCCTTTCTTGGTGAAGTCCATCAGGATGTTGCGGACGATTTCCCCCAGGTACATCCCACTGATCATCTTCTCATACCTGGGCAGGAGAGGATGAGGCTGGGCATCAGCACAGGAAGGGACACCGGGGCTGGCTGGGGattccagctctgccctctgtACAATCCCCTCAGCAGCACGGCCCCCACCCCGGgcaggggacaagggacaccTCGGTGTCCTGCTCATCATGCCCTGGATCcaccaaggagctgctggggcagaactgctcagccctcagccccactgggccccttccagccccccAGAGCCACCACCCACCTCTGCTTGCCAGGGTTGAGGGACAGCTCATCCACGGCCACGTCGAACTCCGTCCGGATGTCATCCAGGCAGCCGCTGTCCCCAAAGGCCCCCCACTCCATGTTCACACACATCCTGCCCTCGTCCCCTTCCACCAGCTCCACGTTCCTCATCTCCTCCATGTAGCAGGCGTTGCTGCCCGTGCCTGCGGAGAGGAGCGGGAtcaggggacacctgggacacctcctgtgccccccagggcagggcagggcagggcagggggggcaccacggagcaggagctgcacagggaacGTTCAGTTCTCACCGACAATCAGCCCAACTTCACAGTAGGGATCCTCGTAGCCACAGGTCATCATGGTGCCAACGGTGTCATTGACCACTGCCACCACGTCCAGGTCGAATTCCTGCAGAGGGATGGATTGCAGCAGTTATTCCTGGAGGGTTTGGAATTCCTGCTGAGTCTACTCCCATGGCTGGGAAAGGACCTGGCTGGCTGGTGAGTGTGgcagtcacagagtcacagaatcgtGGAATGGTCTGGAAAGgtccttaaagctcatcccattctccccctgccatggcagggacaccttccactgtcccaggctgctccaaaccctgtccaacctggcctgggacactgccagggatccagggcctgcccaccctcacagggaggaattcctccCTAACATCCAACCAAAGTctctcctcttttagtttaaaaccgtTCTCCCTCGTCCTCCATGACCATCCACCTGCACGGACACAGAGGCACCACGGccttgccccagccccagctgcctgcaggtagagctcagacacctgcagccgggtcagccctgccaggagcagcccctgggcaggagctcGGGGTGGTCTGTGCTGAGGAACTGCGccggtgtctcctgagctcagGGCCAGACAAgtctgctccagccctggccagggGCCAGCCCGTAGCTCCAGGCTCTGAAAATCCAACCTCAAGTGATGAGTAAGGGCGGCTGTGAGAATTCCGACACTCATTACGCTGAGCTCAGCCCAGTAATTTGTTTTACAGGCCAATTAATGATGCCAAAGAGAGCCAGGATGTGGGAGCAGCCCAgcttctcccagccctgtggctgCTCACCTCTCTCCTGTGAATGGCctccttcagcagccccaccaCGTCCTCTCCCTCGCAGCCCGTCGCCTTGAAACCTTTTGTCCACTTCAGGAGAATTCCCTGGTGTGGGGAAAAAGCGCCCAGTGAGTCCCCCTGAGGAGCAGGtgggaggcacagccagggaagcTGCCAGGAGGGTGGGGTTACCTCGTCCAGGTTGTTCTGCTGGcaagggaaggagaaggtgaaTCCCAGCGGCAGCGACACGCCCTTCATCCCCATGTACTCCAGGAAATCCGAGATGCAGTGGACAATGTGGTCAAAGAGCTGGACGAGCAAAGCCAAAGAGAGCAGTTACCAccacagccagagcccagctggaaGCCAAATTTCTGGGGATTCTGACCCATTCCCAGGCCTGCTGGAGTGTTCAAACTGCTCCCAGGACTTGGAACAGAGCAGGACGTGGGAGGTGAGCAACCCCAAAAAGCTCAGCTCTCCCTCTTCCCCACCCACAGCGCGGCCAATCCCTGCATCATCTCCACCCACGGGTCCCTGGAGGACtgggggccagcagggaggggacacaggaacCCAGTTCCTCTGCAAGGGATCCCCAGGGCCCTCCAGCCCAGTCTGCTGGGATACTCCCAGTCCCCAAGCACTGCCTGGAGGGCTTTGCAAAACTTTCCGAACATCTCACTGCTTGTGTTGTGGTTTCCCTATCTGGGAAATGGGGATGATGCTTATCTGCCCTTGTGGAGTGTGTGGGATTCAGGAAAGGCTCACTCATGTCTGGGAATAACACCATTTCTAACCTAAAAACCAGGCTCCAGCTTCCCAAACTCCAGAGctttgggcacagctggctgttCTAAGGCCAGGAGAGCACCAGCCCTCCCCACTCCTGGTTTTTCTCCCTGCAAAGGCAAGACCAGCTCCGTggtcagccctgctgcagccagcccagggaagaggccccttcccctctccgTTTGCCCACACTGACCTCCTCTCCCGTGCCCTGCATGATCTCCACGGGGATGGAGTAGATCTTGTTGTGCATCTCCACCCCGCGCCGCATCCCGTTCCTGACGCGCACCAGCAGCACGCGGAAGTTGGTTCCTCCCAGGTCCAGGGCCAGGAAATCTCCCTTTTCTGCAAGCCAAGAAGGATCATCAGGAGAGATCCCAGCACGGGGcatccagggcagggcacgGAGCAGACAGGGACCTGCCCTCCTCCAGGGAGAGGGATGGAAATGCAGACATGACTGGGGATAGGCAGGAACAGGGGCTGCAGGtaggaggaggatggagaggtTTGCTCCACACTCGGTGATGATGAGGCTTCAAATCATAaacctgagttggaagggacccatggGGATCActgaagtccagctcctggccctcaGCACCAGCTTCAAGCCAAGGCCAGGCACTCGCCAAGCCACAGGAAGAGCCAAGAGCACAAcccaggatgagggaggaggGAATGCTGTGGCAGGATTTGTGGCCAGGCTTTGTGTTAAATCAGGTGCAGAACGCCCCAGAGGCTCAGTGCTCTGCCCAGTACCAAACTGGAGGTTTGTGCCACTCCCACCACAAAGAGGAACCCGCCACAGCAGAGGATGCAGACCCTCCCAAGGATGCAGGACCTGCACAGGCTCACACACAGGGCTTTACACAGGACACATCACCTGTTCCATCGGGAGTGGAGCACACGTAGGTGGGCAGCATCTTCACCGTCGCCTCCGCGTGCGTCTCCTTGCCCAGCCCTTTCTCCATCTCTATCCTCATCCTCTCCTtcacctccagcagctgctcgTGGCTCAGCTTGAGGGGCTCCAGGATCTTCTGGCgggcctggtgctgtgcagCCAGCCTGTAGGCCACAGCTGTCACCATGGCCGCCCCTTTGCCGCTGCCGTCCTCGGAGCGGATGAAGCGAATCTCGCAGTCGGGCAGCAGCTTCCGCACGGTCTTGTGGAGGCGGCGGGCaaagctgggcaggaggaggagaggggacCTCAGTGTGACcctctggggacaccctggggtcCAAACGAGGGGCCCGAGGGGACATTTGGGGGCGCTTCTCTTGTGCCGAGCTGTgtgcactgctggcagcagcagatccctctctgtccctgtgcccagcaccccaGAATCCATGGCCCTGTCCCCAGATCCCTGTCCCTATCCCCAGCACCCTGAgatccctctctgtccctgtgcccagcaccccaGAATCCatggccctgtccctgtccccagatccctgtcctcatccccatccctgtccctgtccccagcccctgtcccacaCTCACTGAGGGTGTTTCTTGTACACAGATCCATCCACGCCCACAGTGGAGcgcagcctgtccctgtccctgtccccaggcccctgtccctgtccccagcccctgtcccacaCTCACTGAGGGTGTTTCTTGTACACAGATCCATCCACGCCCACGGTGGAGCgcagcctggccctgtccctgtccccagccccctgtccctgtcccacactcACTGAGGGTGTTTCTTGTACACAGATCCATCCACGCCCACGGTGGAGCGCAGCTTGTCGCCGCCCTTGTTGTCGCGGATGCGGCGCAGCACCGCGGCCAGCGTGGCCCCGCAGAGCGCGGCCGAGCGCGTGGACACGATCTGGCAGATGCGCAGCGTGGCCACGCAGTCCTCGTGCGACggctccagccccagcttgCTCAGGATCTCGTGGGCTTTCTGCagcccctccttctccctggAACACAAAAAGGGAGTTCGTACCTGGCAGCGCAGCTTCTGTGAgtggcagcctgggctgggacacaggaaaCCCCTGGGTCCTACTTACTTCTCAATGGCAGACACAAATCTGGTCTCAAAGTGACCCGTGGTGAGCAGATCTGGCGTGAGCCTTCCCCCAAAGAGCAGCCCGTCCTTGGCCATCTTCACCAGGATGAGCCTGACCAGCTCCCCCATGTACATCCCGCTGATCATCTTCTCAAACCTGCCCGTGGGGAGGCATGGGGTGGaatcagggaatggtttgggctggtttAGGACAGTCCTGGCTTAGTACAGCCCCGCTTTGGGACACAGCCCcgctctgggacacagcccctctCTGCACCAGTGACAGAGGACACGCTGACCCAGTTAGCTGGGCTGACCTCCCCGGTCCCAGTAACTGTGGGAGGATGGACAATGCAGAGCAAACCCCGAGCCCGAGCCAAGAATGTGCTCACAATTGTTTGCCAGGGTTGAGCGAGCCCATGTCGATCTCGCGGTCGAACTCGGTGCGGATGTCGTTGAGCACCCCGTCGTCACCAAAGGCTCCCCACTCCATGTTGATGCACATCCTGCCCTCGTCCCCCTCCACCAGGTCGATGTGCCTCATCTCCTCCATGTAGCAGGCGTTGGTTCCAGTTCCTGGGCCAAGCGGAGGCACAGGGTGAGCGGGGACACTGCCTTTCCTCACTCCCATTATTGCTTATTCCCATTATCCCCCATTTCCATTATTGctcattcccattgttccttaTTCCCATTATCCCTTATTCCCAttatcccccattcccattattccccatccccattatTCCCAATTTCCCTTTGGCCACAGCCCAACACACCAAAGCACAAAAACTCTGGACAATGTTGGTTTTCCAGCACTGATATCCccctctcttttccccccccAGAGACCCTGAGGCCTGCAAGAAGCAGGATCtccctctggctctgctggagcccaggaAACACCCCCAGACCATCTTTCTCCTTGCTGCAGCTCACCAACAATGAGGCCAACTTCACAGTTGTGGTCATCGTAGCCACAGGTCATCATGGTGCCCACGGTGTCGTTCACCACGGCCACGATGTCGATGTCAAAGTCCTGACGTGGTGGAAAGGAGAGAGGCTGACCCAACAGAGACAAAACTGGCCAGAACACCTCCAGGGAGCCCAGGTGTCCCGGCCAGGAGCCGTGTGCCCCCAGACCAGGCTCTTACCCCTCTTTTCTTGATGGACCTGCGCAGCAGGGACACCACGTCCCTGCCCTCCACGCTGCTGCACTTGAACCCCTTGGTCCACGTCACGAGGATGCTCTGCAGGGGAACAGCAAGAGGAGGCTTGGAGGTGACCCCTGGCTCCCGGCACGGGGCACATGTGGCCCTGCAGGGGGGAGCCCCCCGTTATCAGCTCACCAGCTGCGCTATCAGCCGCAGCTTCCGTGCCAGATAAAGTTTATGGCCACCAAACAACATGTGAGCTGCTCgttgctgccccagcagcaggaacgTGCTTCCCATGACCGGCTTTGATTGAGCCCTGCAGCAAAACTTGTTCACGAGCCCAAGGAATGCTCCTTGACCCATCCCTGAGGGGCGGATGGCTGGCTGTGCCTATGGAATGCTCCTTGACCCATCCCTGAGGGGTGGATGGCTGGCTGTGCCTATGGAATGCTCCTTGACCCATCCCTGAGGGGTGGATGGCTGGCTGTGCCTATGGAATTCTCCTTGACCCAGCCCTGTGGGGTGAGGGCTTCCCTGTACCTACAGAACAacccctgagccagccctgtgGGGTGGGGGGCTCTCTGTGCCTTTGGAATGAGCCCTGTGGGGTGGGGGGCTCGCAGTCCCCTGTGGCCAGAGGCACCTGGccaggggctgagctgagccctggggggaggaaaaGAACTCAGTTTCAAAGATTTGAAATCTCCAACCAATTCCAACTCAATTTCAAAGATTTGAAATCTCCAACCCTATGGCCACAGCCCCTTAGGGAGGCAGACACCGGCCCAGCCTTAgagctggggaaactgaggcactgaGCGCTGTGACCCCAAGCGGGGCCAGGGGGCACGGACCCTTCCTCCTGCATTTCTGCATTTCCCCATCCCCGGGCCTGCAGGAGGAGAGCATTAATCCCTCCTGGAGCCACTGGGGCTTCATGGAGTGCTGGGAGAGAGAACAGGGGGACGTGCTGGGGCTGCCGAGCTCCATGGAGCCACCCCCTGCCCTTCCTAGAGGGGAGACAGAGAGGCAGCATCACCCCCTGCCCCTGCAGATCCCATGGGGAgataagggcagggagagccagcatcacccccagcccctgcagatCCCATGGGGGGGGgataagggcagggagagccagcaTCACCCCCTGCCCCTGCAGATCCCATGGGGAGATAAGGGCAGACAGAGCCAGcatcacccccagcccctgcagatCCCTTGGGGGGGATAAGGGCAGACAGAGCCAGcatcacccccagcccctgcagatCCCAGGAGAAAGGGACCCACCTCGTCCAGCTTGGTCTGGTGACAtgggaaggagaaggtgaagcccaggggcagcttcttGTCTTTGATTTGCAGCTTGTCCAGGAAGTTGGCCAAACACTCAGCAATGTGGTCAAAAAGCTGGAGAAAAGGCAGAGAGTGACAAAAGGCCCCACTGTGAGGGGACgccacatccctgtgcccagcGCTGGCTGCCAGGATTCCCAGGAGCCCCCCAGGAGCCCACCTGGACCCCACTGCCCCTCATCAGCTCCTCGGGGATGGCGTAGATCTGGTTCTCCATCTCCACCTTGCGCAGCCCGTTGTCCGACACCTTCACCCGCAGCACTCGGAAGTTGGTGCCCCCCAGGTCCAGGGCCAGGAAATCGCCGTCCTCTGTGGGTCAGGACAAGGACAGCCCGTTCACTCCTCtgtgcacagagccctgagctcGCCACCCCCTCCCAGGCACCAGGGAAAGGTCAGGCTTTGAgtatatttcagtattttatcCATTATTCTATTGTTTCGGTGTTTTATTGGAGCAGTCGCTGCATTCCCTGCCCGCACAGAGGATCAATATTTTGACCATCACTGATGCTTTGGGGCAGGAATCCCACCCAGAAATCCCAGACCAGCAGGGATCTGAGGGAAGATGAGCCCCAGCCTCAGGCTCCATCATcaggagaaggcagcagagccATTCCCGACCCCACTGATGCTCCTGGAGGCTCCTAAACCTCCCTCCCAAGGGGTTAAACCCTGGTGGCAGCTGCGGGAGCTCCTCAGCCTGGTTTTTGCTGTGCTAAAacccctcagcccagcccaggctccctccctgccccaggaatGCCACACGCCCCTGGAACGTGGCTGCGGGAAACCAGGGAGGGAGAAAATCCCAAAGTTCTGGGGCCTCGCTGCTGCCTtctccagggagagctgctgtggagtctttgcttcttttttggccagggctggggttaAACGTGCAAGGCAGAGTTTCTTGTtgggactcagatgtttattggctcttatctctgtcacactctcacaaaccctgagctctgcagcacttcactccaacaaactaaaaatggagccctgTCTCTCCCTCTccaaggccttttaaggataaactgtccaattaagaaatgacactgAAATTAtctttacttttaacccaataaccaaccacctgtggcctgcaatggggacttttttataaaattacacaaaaccacccaaacccatggagaaggaggtgaaggagaagaaggagaaggaaaagaagaagaagaaggggaaaaggaaggggagGAAGAAGGGGAGGAAGAAGGGGAGGAAGAAGGGGAGGAAGGTGAAAAAGAAGGAccagcctccaccctaaaaaCTCCCTCTTGCTTTATAGATTTTCCTATATTCTAAAATCTTAAActcaaaggtttttttttatggtatcacacacttctatccaAACCCCACAGTCACAATCCCAGTGCTATCACTCAGTTTTGGAAGTTTTCCCCACAGCCTCAGCTCAATGCAGAGTTctcctgccagcacagaaaatctgaaattccCAGTCCCCAGGGCTCCAACGAGGCTCCTccaagggcagccccag from Agelaius phoeniceus isolate bAgePho1 chromosome 30, bAgePho1.hap1, whole genome shotgun sequence includes:
- the LOC129131747 gene encoding hexokinase-2 isoform X1 encodes the protein MIASHLLAYFFTELNHDQAQKVDKYLYHMRLSDETLQEVSQRFEKEMEKGLGADTNPTASVKMLPTFVRSTPDGTEDGDFLALDLGGTNFRVLRVKVSDNGLRKVEMENQIYAIPEELMRGSGVQLFDHIAECLANFLDKLQIKDKKLPLGFTFSFPCHQTKLDESILVTWTKGFKCSSVEGRDVVSLLRRSIKKRGDFDIDIVAVVNDTVGTMMTCGYDDHNCEVGLIVGTGTNACYMEEMRHIDLVEGDEGRMCINMEWGAFGDDGVLNDIRTEFDREIDMGSLNPGKQLFEKMISGMYMGELVRLILVKMAKDGLLFGGRLTPDLLTTGHFETRFVSAIEKEKEGLQKAHEILSKLGLEPSHEDCVATLRICQIVSTRSAALCGATLAAVLRRIRDNKGGDKLRSTVGVDGSVYKKHPHFARRLHKTVRKLLPDCEIRFIRSEDGSGKGAAMVTAVAYRLAAQHQARQKILEPLKLSHEQLLEVKERMRIEMEKGLGKETHAEATVKMLPTYVCSTPDGTEKGDFLALDLGGTNFRVLLVRVRNGMRRGVEMHNKIYSIPVEIMQGTGEELFDHIVHCISDFLEYMGMKGVSLPLGFTFSFPCQQNNLDEGILLKWTKGFKATGCEGEDVVGLLKEAIHRREEFDLDVVAVVNDTVGTMMTCGYEDPYCEVGLIVGTGSNACYMEEMRNVELVEGDEGRMCVNMEWGAFGDSGCLDDIRTEFDVAVDELSLNPGKQRYEKMISGMYLGEIVRNILMDFTKKGLLFRGRISERLKTRGIFETKFLSQIESDCLALLQVRSILQHLGLESTCDDSIIVKEVCTVVARRAAQLCGAGMAAVVDKIRENRGLDFLKVTVGVDGTLYKLHPHFSTVLQETVKELSPKCEVTFLQSEDGSGKGAALITAVACRIREAGQR
- the LOC129131747 gene encoding hexokinase-2 isoform X2 — protein: MVTAVAYRLAAQHQARQKILEPLKLSHEQLLEVKERMRIEMEKGLGKETHAEATVKMLPTYVCSTPDGTEKGDFLALDLGGTNFRVLLVRVRNGMRRGVEMHNKIYSIPVEIMQGTGEELFDHIVHCISDFLEYMGMKGVSLPLGFTFSFPCQQNNLDEGILLKWTKGFKATGCEGEDVVGLLKEAIHRREEFDLDVVAVVNDTVGTMMTCGYEDPYCEVGLIVGTGSNACYMEEMRNVELVEGDEGRMCVNMEWGAFGDSGCLDDIRTEFDVAVDELSLNPGKQRYEKMISGMYLGEIVRNILMDFTKKGLLFRGRISERLKTRGIFETKFLSQIESDCLALLQVRSILQHLGLESTCDDSIIVKEVCTVVARRAAQLCGAGMAAVVDKIRENRGLDFLKVTVGVDGTLYKLHPHFSTVLQETVKELSPKCEVTFLQSEDGSGKGAALITAVACRIREAGQR